A region from the Musa acuminata AAA Group cultivar baxijiao chromosome BXJ1-10, Cavendish_Baxijiao_AAA, whole genome shotgun sequence genome encodes:
- the LOC103973697 gene encoding BTB/POZ domain and ankyrin repeat-containing protein NPR5 — protein MEEALKSLTLDYLNLLINGQAFSDVTFSVEGRFVHAHRCILAARSLFFRRFFCGTDPPSPGLLSSPRRVAASPGTAGGGGTVIPVNSVSYEVFLLILQFLYSGQASVVPQKHQPRSGCGERSCWHTHCTAAVDLALDTLAAARSFGIKQLEQIIEKQLAVMVEKASIDDVMKVLVASRQQDLQQLWTTCSNLVAKSGLPAEVLAKHLPIDVVARIEELRFKSSLVRRSSFIAHHHHQQVDVAGSSADIDDHHHKIRRMRRALDSSDVELVKLMVMGEGLNLDDALALHYAVENCSREVVKALLELGAADVNRPAGPSGRTPLHVAAEMVCPDMVAVLLDHHADPNVRTVDGVTPIDILRTLTSEFLFKGAVPALSHIEPNKLRLCLELVQSAALVMTREEANNCGAESNPSTSIFPQMSPEAGPCNASCSRSSMIDLSPDSRMVYLNLGMAEQFGCKMNDGGGDENSSSRSQGGGGGIGPSSMYPSQGFP, from the exons ATGGAGGAGGCCCTCAAATCCCTCACCTTGGATTACCTCAATTTGCTCATCAATGGCCAGGCCTTCAGCGACGTCACCTTCAGTGTCGAGGGCCGATTCGTGCACGCCCACCGCTGCATCCTCGCGGCCCGCAGTCTCTTCTTCCGTAGGTTCTTCTGTGGCACCGACCCGCCGTCGCCAGGCCTCCTATCGTCACCGAGGAGGGTGGCGGCTTCCCCTGGAACTGCCGGTGGCGGCGGCACCGTCATCCCAGTGAATTCGGTCAGCTACGAGGTGTTCCTGCTGATTCTGCAGTTCCTGTACAGTGGGCAGGCCTCCGTCGTGCCGCAGAAGCACCAGCCTCGGTCCGGTTGCGGCGAGCGCAGCTGCTGGCACACCCACTGCACCGCGGCCGTCGACCTCGCCCTCGACACCCTCGCCGCTGCCCGCTCCTTCGGCATCAAGCAGCTCGAGCAGATCATCGAG AAGCAATTGGCGGTCATGGTGGAGAAGGCGTCGATCGATGACGTGATGAAGGTCCTGGTCGCGTCGCGGCAGCAAGACCTGCAGCAGCTCTGGACCACGTGCTCGAACCTCGTCGCCAAGTCGGGCCTCCCGGCCGAGGTGCTTGCGAAGCACCTCCCCATCGACGTGGTCGCCCGGATCGAGGAGCTTCGTTTCAAGTCCTCCCTCGTTCGCCGGTCCTCCTTTATcgcgcaccaccaccaccaacaggTCGACGTTGCCGGTTCCTCTGCTGACATCGACGACCACCACCACAAGATCCGCCGCATGCGTCGCGCTCTCGACTCGTCCGACGTCGAGCTCGTCAAGCTGATGGTCATGGGGGAGGGGCTGAACCTGGACGACGCGCTCGCCCTCCACTACGCCGTCGAGAACTGTAGCCGCGAGGTCGTCAAGGCTCTTCTTGAGCTCGGCGCGGCGGACGTCAATCGCCCGGCCGGTCCCTCCGGAAGGACGCCGCTCCACGTCGCGGCCGAGATGGTGTGCCCCGACATGGTAGCCGTCCTCCTCGACCACCACGCTGACCCCAACGTTCGTACCGTGGACGGCGTGACCCCGATCGACATACTTCGCACTCTAACTTCCGAGTTTCTCTTCAAGGGCGCAGTGCCAGCTCTGTCGCACATCGAACCCAACAAGCTACGTCTGTGTCTCGAGCTCGTCCAGTCTGCGGCACTGGTCATGACCCGGGAGGAGGCTAATAACTGTGGTGCCGAAAGCAACCCGAGCACGTCCATCTTTCCACAGATGAGTCCGGAAGCAGGTCCTTGTAACGCGAGTTGTTCAAGATCCAGCATGATCGACCTTAGCCCAGACTCAAGAATGGTGTATCTGAATCTTGGCATGGCGGAACAATTTGGATGCAAGATGAACGATGGAGGCGGAGACGAAAATAGCAGCAGTAGATCacaaggaggaggtggtggcatTGGCCCATCATCCATGTATCCTTCTCAGGGCTTCCCATGA